In the Candidatus Electrothrix rattekaaiensis genome, one interval contains:
- a CDS encoding chemotaxis protein CheW translates to MADTFTADKRTDQEEKEQLMQLVGFTIGKEQFGVDILMVQEIIRSAPITSVPNSPDFIEGVINLRGNIIPVIELRKRLNLFHEDSASKESWILILDINGRVTGFIVDSVTRVLKILESTIEPPPEVVVAGLANQYIRGVCDIGEGLLIMLDFNRILLADELKLLKAIEGE, encoded by the coding sequence ATGGCTGATACTTTTACAGCCGATAAAAGGACCGACCAGGAAGAAAAAGAACAGCTAATGCAGCTGGTCGGTTTTACCATCGGCAAAGAGCAATTCGGAGTAGATATTCTTATGGTACAGGAGATTATCCGTTCAGCTCCTATTACATCGGTACCGAATTCACCCGACTTTATTGAAGGTGTTATTAATCTGCGCGGTAATATCATTCCTGTTATTGAGTTGAGGAAGCGACTCAATTTGTTCCACGAGGACAGTGCATCCAAGGAATCATGGATATTGATTCTGGATATCAATGGCAGGGTGACTGGATTCATAGTTGATTCTGTAACTAGGGTTTTAAAAATTTTGGAAAGTACTATTGAACCTCCACCGGAAGTTGTTGTCGCTGGGCTTGCCAATCAATACATCCGTGGTGTCTGCGATATCGGTGAAGGTCTGCTGATTATGCTTGATTTTAACCGTATCCTTCTTGCAGATGAATTAAAGTTACTTAAGGCAATAGAGGGAGAATAA
- a CDS encoding HEAT repeat domain-containing protein, translating into MGTRAIKQQVLGLLKQDDLVSIETELALFQEKELINALFFGICHSDEKIRWHAISVMGSAVARLAEQDMEEARIIFRRMLWSLNDESGGIGWGAPESMAEIMCQHEGLADEYIHMLISYMRPDGEEEHQDGNFLEHGMLQQGLMWAVGRLAQCRRGHLLARGAEHDLPPYLESPDATVCGLAARVIGLLGRTEGMGQLRRLQELAKNDLRTVRFYDQGNFRTVSVAKLAAQALQKLEKLQEIG; encoded by the coding sequence ATGGGGACACGAGCAATTAAGCAGCAGGTGCTGGGGCTGTTGAAGCAGGATGACCTTGTCAGTATTGAAACCGAGCTTGCCTTGTTTCAGGAAAAGGAATTGATTAACGCCCTTTTTTTTGGGATATGCCATTCCGATGAGAAAATTCGTTGGCATGCGATCTCGGTAATGGGCAGTGCTGTGGCGAGGTTGGCTGAGCAGGATATGGAAGAGGCACGGATTATTTTTCGTCGTATGCTGTGGAGCTTGAATGATGAATCCGGTGGTATCGGTTGGGGAGCACCGGAATCTATGGCTGAGATTATGTGCCAGCATGAAGGACTGGCTGATGAGTATATCCACATGCTGATATCCTATATGCGACCAGACGGTGAAGAGGAACATCAGGACGGGAATTTTCTTGAGCATGGGATGTTGCAACAGGGCCTCATGTGGGCAGTGGGGCGATTAGCGCAATGTCGCAGGGGACATTTGCTGGCCCGAGGAGCAGAGCATGACTTGCCTCCCTACCTGGAATCCCCTGATGCGACGGTCTGTGGATTAGCTGCACGGGTAATCGGTTTGCTGGGGCGAACAGAGGGCATGGGGCAGCTCCGGCGGCTACAAGAGCTGGCGAAAAATGACCTCAGGACAGTACGTTTCTATGATCAAGGGAATTTCAGGACGGTTTCAGTTGCCAAGCTTGCTGCGCAGGCTTTACAGAAGTTGGAGAAGTTGCAGGAGATCGGATGA
- a CDS encoding cyclic nucleotide-binding domain-containing protein — MEYRNAVFVVTEEHACPIYNVSDEFIIHDSTLTIERNKEICLMLVQEVLKTLTGTRPLHPTFTRTGVRRTKFECGGCTGLIRFEYKKENAYSTLQMNLLEVAKKRAKKQLIEEFFGLLREMELFEPLDDFDLQDLALLMKLQKYPANKVIIEAGELGTHFYVVLAGTVAVVREDNEVVAEIGPGDIFGEMSLLSGELTYPSVYSKTAVQLAALKAKDFKHVLSRYPILQIFFYRVLVNRAQENTMRAGNISSGMSGELTDINSVELFQLINSGGKTGQVQFVFDDCQALTQFNEGEIVYCKYGELEGKEAIFSLLAKQKGIFTYIKGLSVEEKELPVLGGFMGLIMEGLRRIDEEQEEAA; from the coding sequence ATGGAATACCGCAATGCTGTATTCGTTGTTACCGAAGAGCACGCATGTCCCATATATAATGTCAGTGATGAATTTATTATCCATGATTCCACCCTGACCATTGAACGAAATAAAGAAATTTGTCTGATGCTGGTCCAGGAAGTTCTCAAGACTCTGACCGGTACAAGGCCCTTACATCCCACTTTTACCCGGACCGGGGTGCGGCGCACCAAATTTGAGTGTGGTGGGTGTACTGGCTTGATTCGCTTTGAGTATAAAAAGGAGAATGCCTACTCTACCTTACAGATGAATCTTCTTGAGGTAGCGAAGAAACGGGCAAAGAAGCAACTTATTGAAGAGTTTTTCGGGCTGCTCCGGGAAATGGAGCTGTTTGAGCCGCTGGATGATTTTGACCTCCAGGATCTTGCCCTTCTGATGAAGTTGCAGAAGTATCCTGCCAATAAGGTCATTATTGAGGCCGGAGAACTTGGAACCCATTTTTATGTTGTTTTGGCCGGAACAGTGGCTGTTGTTCGGGAGGACAACGAGGTCGTTGCAGAGATCGGCCCGGGGGATATCTTCGGGGAGATGAGCCTGCTTTCGGGAGAATTGACCTACCCTTCAGTGTATTCCAAGACAGCTGTTCAGCTGGCTGCTCTCAAGGCAAAGGACTTTAAGCATGTCCTGTCCAGATACCCTATCCTGCAGATCTTTTTCTATAGAGTTTTGGTGAACCGCGCTCAGGAAAATACGATGCGAGCTGGCAATATCAGTTCCGGTATGAGCGGTGAACTGACAGATATCAATTCAGTGGAGCTGTTTCAGCTGATCAATTCCGGTGGGAAGACAGGACAGGTGCAGTTTGTCTTTGATGACTGCCAAGCACTGACGCAGTTTAATGAAGGAGAGATAGTTTATTGTAAATATGGTGAGCTGGAGGGAAAGGAGGCTATTTTTTCCTTACTGGCAAAGCAGAAAGGGATCTTTACCTATATCAAGGGGCTCTCTGTAGAGGAAAAGGAACTCCCTGTTTTGGGAGGCTTCATGGGGCTGATTATGGAGGGCTTGCGCCGTATTGACGAGGAGCAGGAGGAGGCCGCATGA
- the rfaE2 gene encoding D-glycero-beta-D-manno-heptose 1-phosphate adenylyltransferase gives MIEGIFPRVACLQMSLQQGDVDANLKEFRQLLAAAFFSANTLVVLPELWATGFDYANINTLAEQTPQLLAELHEKAAQAEIWFAGSFLDKQEGGGIYNTLFVVGSEGVVGSYQKQHLFRLWQEDQYIASGKEGQTVQTPFGPISALVCYDLRFPELSRRQVFSGSRMIIVSAQWPAVRSDHWRILLQARAVENQAFVVACNGSGNIPVGDLAGHSLIIAPSGKVLAEADEKPAVIRAELEAADVGAARSRFCSVAERPWYGQDRDKVVTEAILQERLMRMRAQGSRIVFTNGCFDILHAGHVSYLEEARRCGDSLVIGLNSDRSVQALKGPSRPVNTELERARVLAALGCVDFVVLFDEDTPLRLITSLLPDILVKGADWAEDQIAGAAEVKAAGGEIVRIAFTCQVSTTGIIDKIVGSTIP, from the coding sequence ATGATAGAAGGAATCTTTCCGCGAGTTGCCTGCTTACAGATGTCTCTTCAGCAAGGTGATGTGGATGCTAACCTCAAAGAATTTCGGCAGCTGCTGGCAGCTGCCTTTTTTTCTGCGAACACTTTGGTTGTTTTGCCTGAACTTTGGGCCACGGGCTTTGATTATGCAAATATCAATACTCTTGCAGAGCAGACGCCGCAACTCCTTGCTGAACTCCATGAAAAAGCAGCTCAAGCCGAAATATGGTTTGCCGGATCCTTCTTGGACAAGCAGGAGGGAGGGGGAATATATAACACGCTGTTTGTCGTAGGATCTGAGGGGGTGGTGGGAAGCTATCAGAAACAGCATCTTTTTCGGCTCTGGCAGGAAGACCAATATATTGCCTCTGGAAAAGAAGGGCAAACTGTGCAAACTCCTTTTGGCCCGATCAGTGCCTTGGTTTGCTATGACCTTCGTTTCCCGGAACTCAGTCGGAGACAGGTTTTTTCCGGCAGCAGGATGATCATTGTTTCTGCACAATGGCCCGCAGTCCGTTCTGATCATTGGAGGATTTTGCTTCAGGCTCGGGCAGTAGAAAATCAAGCCTTTGTTGTTGCATGTAATGGAAGCGGCAATATCCCTGTTGGTGATTTGGCTGGTCATTCTCTGATTATTGCTCCTTCAGGTAAGGTCTTGGCTGAAGCTGACGAGAAACCCGCTGTCATCCGTGCAGAACTTGAAGCGGCAGATGTGGGGGCTGCCCGATCCCGTTTCTGCTCAGTTGCTGAACGCCCGTGGTATGGTCAAGATCGCGACAAAGTGGTTACGGAGGCGATTCTTCAGGAGCGGCTGATGCGTATGCGGGCCCAAGGGAGCAGAATCGTTTTTACCAATGGTTGTTTTGATATTCTGCACGCTGGCCATGTGAGCTATTTAGAGGAGGCTCGTCGCTGTGGAGATAGCCTTGTGATCGGGTTGAATTCTGACCGGTCCGTACAGGCTTTAAAAGGCCCTTCACGACCTGTGAACACTGAGCTTGAACGGGCTCGGGTTCTGGCGGCACTTGGCTGTGTCGATTTTGTCGTGCTTTTTGACGAAGACACTCCGCTTAGGCTGATTACCTCTCTGCTCCCTGATATTCTCGTCAAGGGAGCAGACTGGGCTGAAGATCAGATAGCCGGTGCTGCTGAGGTGAAAGCTGCCGGGGGGGAAATCGTGCGGATTGCTTTTACTTGCCAGGTCTCTACCACCGGAATTATTGATAAAATTGTTGGTTCAACAATACCTTGA
- a CDS encoding methyl-accepting chemotaxis protein: MKNMKRKTAGWFGGLGLRGKLVVLMLLVGLLPFLANALVDQIQAANALSLRAEYQLESIRELKKAQVVSYLNEAYDDVAMLGEVAQGLRADAISKVQGLESLKKGAIERYLKKREADILLMTSNLSTITAVQEFTEAFREEGNRVGGSLWNGYKEKYGDMFSSFVENHGYYDVFLIGANGDVVFTTSGESDLGQNVVTGTLRNSGLGRVFEKGKKGVALEDYSPYAPSNNEQAIFIAAPIMDGATFLGVGAFQLSSAEINGIVQERAGMVASFESYMVADAKAPRLVSDRVVKEGQIGDPKPDEDSDLVLAGNSGVLYKVGPTGLFELSSYVPLNIEGLNWGLITTGTLADVMNPTQAGETEDLISKYQKAYRYFDIYFFDPEGYCYYSVKKEQEYLKNILTGDLKNTNLGRLVRQIKDTRSVAMVDYEQYAPANKPLSFIGGPVIQGGQLVSIIAVRLTNDDLQALVDQRAGLGESGETFLVGEDRVARTDSRLGLKLYESKLQTKLVEDAFASNTGAIDIAPDYRGISIIGAATKLDLKKELNTNFDWLVVAKMDEDEALAAITTLRLQALGLGLVILIVVAAVAWFVGGGFAKPIVAIADVVREVAANRDLTLQVESTTSDEIGQMADEFNAMLVELNSAFTEVQTVSQAVAANAEDVSGRASANRDRAQVEAQQSEKTRELLQEMGATAGQVADGAKAQQASAQRSQQTIAELLQSMDTVSDAVIKQSEEAETATDRVGAMGETGALVVATSNEQGQKVMQMTASMNEITAAVRNMSQAVDAATAQGQEALAAAHDGTTAVQNTVAGMRAIAESSGQISEIIGVITEIAEQTNLLALNAAIEAARAGAHGKGFAVVADEVGKLAQRSSEAAKEITQLIKDSTASVDAGTRYSEELQSALAKIDASGRNNMRSIEEIAAVAQVVEGDIQNVQTLVQELNRMAEEISKMAGEQGSRRQAAEVALSSMVQQSQIISALVSEASAGSSAIDSEMREIVGRTDQLNEMVAAQGVRSENAVRIAQQSYEGAQRTVEGAGVVVSITDDLRSASERLRQQVEQFKL; encoded by the coding sequence ATGAAAAATATGAAGAGGAAGACTGCCGGATGGTTCGGGGGTCTGGGACTTCGAGGTAAGCTGGTTGTTCTCATGCTGCTCGTTGGTCTATTGCCCTTTCTGGCCAACGCGCTTGTTGACCAGATACAGGCTGCTAACGCTCTATCACTTCGTGCTGAGTACCAGCTTGAGAGTATTCGAGAGCTGAAAAAAGCCCAGGTCGTGTCGTACCTGAACGAGGCCTATGATGACGTGGCCATGCTGGGCGAGGTTGCTCAGGGTCTCCGTGCCGACGCTATTTCTAAGGTACAGGGTCTTGAGTCGTTGAAAAAGGGTGCTATTGAGCGTTATCTCAAGAAGCGTGAGGCTGATATCCTTCTGATGACTTCAAACCTGAGTACGATTACCGCTGTCCAGGAGTTTACCGAGGCCTTTCGGGAGGAAGGCAATCGGGTTGGTGGCAGCCTTTGGAACGGCTATAAAGAGAAATACGGTGACATGTTCTCTTCCTTTGTTGAGAACCACGGTTATTATGATGTCTTTCTTATAGGTGCCAATGGTGATGTTGTTTTTACCACTTCCGGTGAGTCCGACTTAGGGCAAAACGTGGTTACAGGAACTCTGCGTAATTCCGGCCTGGGTCGAGTTTTTGAGAAAGGGAAGAAAGGGGTGGCATTGGAGGATTACAGCCCCTATGCTCCTTCCAATAATGAGCAGGCCATCTTTATTGCGGCCCCGATCATGGACGGGGCAACCTTCCTCGGTGTGGGCGCGTTCCAGCTCTCCTCTGCTGAGATCAACGGGATCGTGCAGGAGCGTGCGGGTATGGTTGCCTCCTTTGAGTCCTATATGGTTGCAGATGCAAAGGCACCTAGGCTGGTCAGTGATCGTGTGGTCAAGGAAGGTCAAATCGGTGATCCAAAACCGGATGAGGACTCTGATCTGGTTTTGGCGGGAAATTCCGGTGTTCTGTATAAAGTTGGTCCCACCGGTCTCTTTGAGCTGTCTAGTTATGTTCCTTTGAATATTGAAGGGTTGAACTGGGGCTTGATTACCACTGGAACCCTAGCCGATGTTATGAACCCCACGCAAGCCGGGGAAACCGAGGACTTGATTTCAAAGTACCAGAAGGCGTACCGCTATTTTGATATTTATTTCTTTGATCCAGAAGGATATTGCTATTACTCGGTAAAGAAGGAACAAGAATACCTGAAGAATATTCTGACAGGAGACCTGAAAAATACCAATCTGGGACGTCTGGTTCGTCAGATCAAGGACACCCGGAGCGTAGCAATGGTTGACTATGAGCAATATGCTCCGGCCAATAAACCCCTGTCGTTTATCGGCGGTCCGGTTATTCAGGGCGGTCAACTTGTTTCTATTATTGCTGTTCGACTTACCAACGACGATCTTCAGGCATTGGTTGACCAGCGAGCCGGTCTTGGTGAGTCTGGTGAGACCTTTCTGGTCGGTGAAGATCGCGTTGCCCGTACCGACTCACGGCTTGGTCTGAAACTCTATGAATCCAAGCTGCAAACAAAACTGGTCGAAGATGCGTTTGCCAGTAATACCGGTGCTATTGATATTGCACCGGATTATCGCGGTATTTCCATTATTGGTGCTGCAACGAAACTGGATCTGAAAAAAGAACTGAATACAAACTTTGACTGGCTGGTTGTTGCCAAGATGGACGAGGATGAGGCCTTGGCCGCTATTACTACTCTGCGTCTCCAAGCTCTCGGTCTCGGTCTTGTTATTCTCATTGTTGTTGCTGCTGTTGCTTGGTTTGTGGGTGGTGGTTTTGCTAAGCCTATTGTTGCTATCGCTGACGTTGTCCGTGAGGTTGCTGCGAATCGTGACCTTACCCTGCAGGTGGAAAGTACCACCTCCGATGAAATTGGTCAGATGGCTGACGAGTTCAACGCTATGCTGGTTGAGCTGAACTCTGCGTTTACCGAGGTACAGACTGTATCCCAAGCTGTTGCCGCGAACGCCGAGGACGTGTCTGGTCGTGCTTCCGCCAACAGGGATCGTGCCCAGGTTGAGGCCCAGCAATCTGAGAAAACAAGAGAGTTGCTCCAGGAAATGGGTGCAACAGCTGGTCAGGTTGCTGATGGTGCTAAGGCGCAGCAGGCCAGTGCGCAGCGTTCCCAGCAAACCATTGCTGAGCTGCTCCAATCTATGGATACAGTGAGTGATGCTGTTATCAAACAATCTGAGGAAGCTGAAACAGCTACCGACCGCGTGGGTGCTATGGGTGAAACTGGTGCCCTTGTTGTGGCCACATCCAATGAGCAGGGTCAAAAGGTTATGCAGATGACTGCATCCATGAACGAGATCACTGCTGCTGTACGGAACATGAGCCAAGCGGTAGATGCTGCCACAGCCCAGGGTCAGGAAGCTCTTGCGGCTGCCCATGACGGAACAACGGCTGTTCAAAACACGGTTGCCGGTATGCGTGCTATTGCGGAATCCTCTGGACAGATCTCTGAAATCATCGGCGTTATTACAGAAATCGCCGAGCAAACAAACTTGCTCGCTCTGAACGCCGCGATTGAGGCTGCCCGTGCTGGTGCTCATGGTAAGGGTTTTGCGGTTGTTGCTGACGAGGTTGGTAAACTGGCGCAGCGTTCTTCTGAAGCTGCTAAAGAAATTACCCAGCTGATTAAAGATTCTACTGCCAGCGTTGATGCAGGAACGAGGTATTCTGAAGAATTGCAGAGTGCTCTTGCCAAGATTGATGCCAGTGGTCGTAACAACATGCGTTCCATTGAGGAGATTGCAGCGGTTGCTCAGGTTGTTGAAGGTGATATCCAGAATGTCCAGACCCTTGTTCAGGAGCTGAACAGGATGGCGGAAGAGATCTCCAAAATGGCTGGTGAGCAGGGTTCTCGTCGTCAGGCAGCTGAGGTCGCGTTGTCTTCTATGGTTCAGCAGTCTCAGATCATTAGTGCGCTGGTATCTGAAGCGAGTGCCGGTTCTAGTGCGATTGACTCTGAAATGCGCGAGATTGTGGGTCGTACTGATCAGCTGAACGAAATGGTTGCTGCTCAGGGTGTGCGTTCTGAGAATGCGGTCAGGATTGCCCAGCAATCCTATGAAGGTGCGCAGAGAACTGTTGAGGGCGCCGGTGTGGTTGTGTCTATTACCGATGATTTGCGGTCTGCTTCTGAAAGACTGCGCCAGCAGGTTGAGCAGTTTAAGTTGTAA
- a CDS encoding chemotaxis protein CheB encodes MSDISKILIVDDDLTFVNDLCDVLSAYSQYEVLTATNRGDEIFALKKEKIAVLVVNLNAENIDALALLSLVSSSYRHIQCIVMIADKHRSVESVKECHFKDSVYLYLAKPTNLETIGCAVLEGLQRLDENDYVPGIFVGKIVSFLEALKKTCRICVHFGSKKQGVLYFEDGMLVNASCDNKQGIDAALDIFDWPPLGFTEEPPEIGVEKLITPKGLDTIMITARLKKEAAGSPVGGGIGGSSSIKSADQKINLFIVDDSRMMRKVIANIFKDHPIVEVVGEAENGEEALQIIPQLKPDVVTLDVEMPVMDGLTTIKHLMIQAPTPTVMLSSMTVEGSDVTFDALKYGAVDFVSKPSNTGEDNLEEQTSEIERKVRLAAEVELEAVKYVRAVSQEKKDALALAGSKCERVVALGVAEGGYGSLLKILPHLTAKFPAAYLIVFYAPSRHLDSFVHYINKLSPLIIRRAENNTKIEAGVCYFASGNEYLTVHEQEGGLVLRLSAAPFATRRGSIDMLFFSVAERLKEKSVGVILSGMGEDGGEGMEEILRVGGTGIIQDPVGSLYREMPGAVATRCPGAKLLPDTGIPKSIEGVLVA; translated from the coding sequence ATGTCTGATATATCAAAAATTCTCATTGTTGATGATGATCTGACCTTTGTCAATGATCTGTGTGATGTCCTGTCTGCATACAGTCAGTACGAGGTGCTGACTGCCACGAACAGGGGCGATGAAATATTTGCGCTGAAAAAAGAGAAAATAGCTGTTCTTGTTGTTAATCTCAATGCTGAAAATATTGACGCGCTGGCCCTGCTCTCCCTTGTTTCCTCTTCTTATCGACATATCCAATGTATCGTGATGATTGCGGACAAGCATCGTTCCGTGGAGTCGGTAAAGGAGTGCCATTTTAAAGACTCCGTCTACCTTTATCTTGCCAAGCCGACAAACCTTGAGACCATTGGTTGTGCCGTTCTTGAGGGACTGCAGCGTCTGGATGAGAATGATTATGTCCCTGGTATATTTGTAGGAAAAATAGTTTCTTTTCTGGAAGCACTGAAGAAAACCTGTCGCATTTGTGTGCATTTCGGGAGCAAGAAACAGGGCGTGTTGTATTTTGAAGATGGCATGTTGGTGAATGCTTCCTGCGATAACAAGCAGGGGATTGATGCGGCATTAGATATATTTGACTGGCCTCCATTGGGATTTACTGAAGAGCCGCCGGAGATCGGGGTGGAAAAGCTCATTACCCCCAAGGGATTGGATACTATCATGATCACCGCTCGGCTGAAAAAAGAGGCAGCAGGCAGCCCAGTTGGTGGAGGAATAGGGGGAAGTAGCTCTATAAAGTCTGCTGATCAGAAAATAAACTTATTTATTGTCGATGATTCAAGGATGATGCGTAAGGTTATTGCCAATATCTTTAAAGATCATCCCATAGTGGAGGTCGTTGGAGAAGCAGAGAACGGAGAAGAAGCACTGCAAATTATTCCCCAGCTTAAGCCGGACGTGGTGACTCTTGATGTGGAAATGCCGGTTATGGATGGTTTAACCACGATTAAACATCTGATGATCCAAGCACCTACGCCCACTGTTATGCTCAGTTCTATGACTGTTGAGGGATCTGACGTGACGTTTGATGCCCTTAAATACGGGGCTGTGGATTTTGTTTCCAAACCCTCAAATACCGGGGAAGATAATCTGGAAGAGCAGACCAGCGAAATTGAGCGTAAGGTCCGCTTGGCAGCAGAAGTTGAGCTTGAGGCTGTGAAATACGTCAGGGCAGTCAGCCAGGAAAAGAAAGACGCGCTTGCCCTTGCTGGCAGCAAATGCGAACGGGTTGTCGCACTGGGGGTCGCAGAAGGCGGTTACGGTTCTTTGTTGAAGATTCTTCCGCATCTGACAGCAAAATTTCCAGCAGCTTATCTGATTGTTTTTTATGCACCTTCCCGTCACCTTGATTCTTTTGTTCATTATATCAATAAACTCTCGCCGCTTATTATTCGGCGGGCTGAGAATAATACCAAGATTGAAGCCGGGGTCTGTTATTTTGCCTCAGGTAATGAGTACCTGACTGTTCATGAACAGGAGGGAGGGCTGGTGCTCCGTCTCTCTGCTGCCCCCTTTGCTACCCGGAGAGGTTCAATAGATATGCTTTTTTTCTCTGTGGCAGAGCGGTTAAAGGAAAAAAGTGTGGGAGTTATCTTGTCTGGGATGGGCGAGGATGGCGGGGAAGGCATGGAGGAAATTTTACGAGTGGGTGGTACCGGGATTATTCAGGACCCGGTAGGCAGCTTGTACAGAGAAATGCCTGGGGCGGTGGCAACCCGTTGCCCAGGAGCAAAATTGTTGCCAGATACGGGAATTCCCAAGAGTATTGAGGGCGTGCTTGTGGCGTAG
- the fabB gene encoding beta-ketoacyl-ACP synthase I translates to MRRVVITGMGIVSSLGDTVEDVLTSLQTGKSGIRYWPPYKELGLRCQIGAFTRINCNEHIDKKILRFMGNAAAFAYIAMQQAINDSGLSPNQVSSPRTGLIIGSGGTSAENVVATADTMRSKGLRRLSPFMVPRTMSSTVSAGLTAPFKIRGTCYSISSACATGAHCIGAAMEQIQLGKQDIVFAGGSDEEHWTQTSMFDAMGALSTKFNTTPEQASRPYDVDRDGFVVANGAGLIVVEELEHARQRGAKIYGELIGYGATADGHEMVSPSGEGASRCIEIALASSTTHSIDYINAHGTSTPIGDMIELQAIRHVFGKNIPRISSTKSLSGHSLGAAGVHEAIYCLLMLNNNFIAASANIHKMEAGAEDMNIVRETLQAELNTVISSSYGFGGTNACLIFQKYRDE, encoded by the coding sequence ATGCGTAGAGTGGTAATAACAGGGATGGGAATTGTTTCCTCCCTTGGTGATACAGTGGAGGATGTTCTTACCTCCTTGCAAACAGGAAAATCCGGTATTCGGTATTGGCCCCCCTACAAAGAACTCGGCCTTCGTTGTCAGATTGGTGCATTTACCCGAATAAACTGCAACGAACATATCGACAAAAAAATACTCCGTTTCATGGGTAATGCGGCAGCATTTGCCTATATAGCCATGCAACAGGCGATAAATGATAGCGGACTCAGCCCTAACCAAGTCTCCTCGCCGCGCACCGGCCTGATAATAGGTTCCGGCGGAACCTCAGCAGAAAATGTCGTAGCCACCGCCGATACTATGCGAAGCAAAGGATTACGGCGTCTCAGTCCATTTATGGTACCAAGAACCATGTCCAGTACGGTCTCGGCAGGATTGACAGCACCCTTTAAAATTAGAGGAACCTGCTACTCCATCTCTTCTGCCTGTGCCACAGGTGCCCATTGTATTGGTGCCGCAATGGAACAGATCCAATTAGGAAAACAAGATATTGTCTTTGCTGGCGGCAGTGATGAGGAACACTGGACCCAGACCTCGATGTTCGACGCGATGGGTGCCCTATCCACAAAATTCAACACAACACCGGAACAAGCGTCAAGGCCCTATGATGTGGATCGAGACGGATTTGTTGTAGCTAACGGTGCCGGACTGATTGTTGTAGAAGAACTTGAGCATGCCCGTCAACGCGGGGCGAAAATTTACGGGGAACTCATCGGTTACGGGGCAACAGCAGACGGCCATGAAATGGTGTCTCCGTCAGGAGAGGGAGCCTCTCGCTGCATAGAAATTGCTCTTGCGTCATCAACTACCCACTCCATTGATTATATCAATGCTCACGGGACATCCACACCCATCGGCGATATGATTGAATTACAGGCCATCCGTCATGTCTTCGGCAAGAACATACCTCGAATCAGCTCGACCAAATCACTTTCAGGACATTCTTTGGGTGCGGCCGGAGTGCATGAGGCCATCTACTGTCTTCTTATGCTCAATAATAATTTCATCGCAGCAAGTGCCAATATTCATAAAATGGAAGCAGGTGCAGAAGACATGAACATTGTCAGGGAAACACTGCAAGCAGAACTCAACACTGTCATATCGAGCAGCTATGGATTTGGCGGCACCAATGCCTGCCTTATCTTCCAAAAATACCGGGATGAGTAG
- a CDS encoding ferritin codes for MLKKKMLKALTRQINEEMYSGYLYLSMESYFHSISLSGFATWMRVQAQEELAHGMKFYDYVNERGGRVILDTVNRPDAEWETPLAVFEQIMVHEEKVTALINDLMDLASTEQDYATKIFLQWFVSEQVEEESSVGDVLNKLRLIQNDSSGLFMLDAEMAKRVFVLPAKG; via the coding sequence ATGTTGAAAAAGAAAATGCTGAAGGCATTAACTCGTCAAATTAATGAAGAGATGTATTCCGGCTATCTTTATCTGTCAATGGAATCCTATTTTCATTCAATCAGTTTGTCTGGTTTTGCAACGTGGATGCGTGTGCAGGCCCAGGAAGAGCTTGCTCATGGGATGAAGTTTTATGATTATGTCAATGAGCGCGGGGGGAGGGTAATCTTGGACACGGTTAATCGACCGGATGCAGAATGGGAGACGCCTCTTGCCGTTTTTGAGCAGATCATGGTCCATGAGGAAAAGGTGACCGCTTTGATCAATGACTTAATGGATCTCGCAAGTACTGAGCAGGATTATGCAACCAAGATTTTTTTGCAGTGGTTTGTGTCTGAACAGGTGGAGGAAGAATCTTCTGTTGGCGACGTACTGAATAAACTGCGCCTGATCCAGAACGACTCATCGGGTCTTTTTATGCTGGACGCTGAAATGGCAAAGCGGGTTTTTGTTCTTCCTGCAAAGGGGTAA